A stretch of the Fibrobacter sp. genome encodes the following:
- a CDS encoding rod shape-determining protein → MGFPFLSNDLGIDLGTANTLIHVRGRGLLIDEPSVVAIDKNTKKVVAIGLEAKRMLGRTPGEIEAIRPMKDGV, encoded by the coding sequence ATGGGATTTCCCTTTTTGTCAAATGATTTAGGAATCGACCTCGGAACGGCAAATACACTGATTCATGTCAGGGGTCGCGGCCTCCTTATCGATGAGCCCTCGGTGGTGGCTATCGACAAGAACACCAAAAAAGTCGTGGCGATCGGTTTAGAGGCCAAGCGGATGCTGGGACGTACACCCGGAGAGATCGAAGCGATCAGGCCCATGAAGGATGGTGT